Proteins from a single region of Candidatus Rubrimentiphilum sp.:
- a CDS encoding peptidylprolyl isomerase: MTLIQAVAFTLVSAVSTAAANPSVQIERLEAARSLGNGALAGFLNSGDRRVAVRAALAIGRTKKPEGIALLARHAGDRDTALRAMSIYGLGLIGGIPATGPVLNALLHDPSGAVQVVALDATDRLETAHMLSVNQERAAGRRVRELLGVADVIVRGRAATTLEAFHGSSFAQDVVGSLSRAYAGERDSYVRWHIMWTLFRAYAKRAPVETLQAGLHDRSDLVRIEAVRAFGRRGDKDAIAWLQPLTADPSWRVQEQALESIKVLQGGALTAHLKEMPAGIHTPAPEPDRFASLAALPRAVSSARPQKPSPDAILTAPPLYPTTIALVSGPAKGPHPRVRLVTTKGNIYIELFPEWAPLTVENFLNLTNSGYYDNNPWFRIVPDFVVQTGDPKGDGSGDAGYTIPAEENPIEQNSYIISMGMNYTDPPNAHAIRDSAGTQFYITLSPQLHLDRDFTVFGRVIGGTDVLGRLIESDKIVRAECIPDSP, translated from the coding sequence ATGACCCTGATCCAAGCGGTTGCTTTTACCTTAGTATCGGCCGTGAGCACGGCTGCAGCCAATCCAAGCGTCCAAATCGAGCGCCTCGAGGCGGCCCGGAGCCTAGGCAACGGGGCCCTCGCCGGGTTTCTGAATTCAGGCGACCGCAGGGTGGCGGTACGCGCCGCGCTGGCCATCGGCCGGACCAAAAAACCGGAAGGCATCGCTCTCTTAGCGCGGCACGCCGGCGATCGTGACACGGCTCTGCGTGCCATGAGCATCTACGGCCTGGGGCTCATCGGCGGCATCCCGGCGACAGGCCCGGTGCTCAACGCGCTGCTGCACGACCCAAGCGGGGCCGTACAAGTGGTGGCGCTCGACGCCACCGATCGCCTGGAGACCGCGCACATGCTCTCCGTCAATCAGGAACGCGCTGCCGGGCGGCGGGTCCGCGAGCTCCTGGGCGTGGCCGACGTCATCGTGCGCGGCCGCGCGGCCACCACACTCGAGGCCTTTCACGGGTCGTCGTTTGCGCAAGACGTCGTCGGTTCGCTGTCGCGCGCCTATGCGGGCGAACGCGATTCATACGTGCGCTGGCATATCATGTGGACGCTCTTCCGCGCATACGCTAAACGCGCGCCGGTTGAAACGCTGCAGGCCGGCCTGCACGATCGCAGCGACCTCGTGCGCATCGAGGCCGTGCGTGCTTTCGGACGGCGCGGCGACAAGGATGCGATCGCGTGGCTTCAGCCGTTGACCGCAGATCCGTCGTGGCGTGTGCAAGAGCAAGCGCTAGAGTCGATCAAAGTTTTGCAAGGCGGCGCGCTGACTGCACATCTGAAAGAAATGCCCGCCGGCATTCACACGCCCGCGCCGGAGCCGGATCGGTTCGCATCCTTGGCCGCTTTGCCGCGCGCGGTCTCCTCCGCACGTCCGCAAAAACCGAGCCCCGACGCAATTCTGACTGCGCCGCCGCTCTATCCGACGACCATCGCTTTGGTTTCCGGACCCGCCAAAGGCCCGCATCCGCGTGTCCGGCTGGTCACGACCAAGGGCAACATTTACATCGAGCTCTTTCCGGAGTGGGCGCCGCTCACGGTCGAAAACTTTCTCAACCTGACGAACTCCGGCTATTACGACAACAATCCATGGTTTCGCATCGTGCCCGACTTCGTCGTGCAGACCGGCGATCCAAAGGGTGACGGCAGCGGCGACGCCGGCTACACCATTCCGGCCGAAGAGAATCCGATTGAGCAGAACAGCTACATCATCTCCATGGGCATGAACTACACCGATCCGCCGAACGCCCATGCTATCCGCGACTCGGCGGGCACGCAATTCTACATCACGCTTTCGCCGCAGCTGCATCTGGATCGCGACTTTACGGTCTTTGGGCGCGTGATCGGCGGCACGGATGTCTTGGGCCGGCTAATCGAGTCCGACAAAATCGTTCGCGCCGAATGCATCCCGGATTCACCGTAG
- the dtd gene encoding D-aminoacyl-tRNA deacylase, whose translation MRAVVQRVSRAEVRVDGRVTGSIAGGLAVLLSVGVDDGERDAEQMAEKIATLRIFRDDEGLMNRSAAEAGGGILLISQFTLHGDARKGRRPSFVAAAREEQAKPLYERVGVLLKRDGLHVEYGEFGAMMEVELVNDGPVTILLDTKKVF comes from the coding sequence ATGCGAGCCGTTGTTCAACGCGTTTCCCGCGCGGAGGTGCGCGTGGACGGACGAGTCACCGGCTCGATCGCCGGCGGGCTGGCCGTCCTGCTGAGCGTCGGCGTGGACGACGGCGAACGCGATGCCGAGCAGATGGCCGAAAAGATCGCCACCCTGCGAATCTTTCGCGACGACGAGGGCCTTATGAACCGAAGCGCCGCCGAAGCCGGCGGTGGCATATTGTTGATCTCTCAATTCACTCTGCACGGCGATGCGCGCAAAGGCCGCCGCCCTTCATTTGTTGCCGCGGCGCGCGAAGAGCAAGCGAAGCCGCTCTACGAACGCGTCGGGGTGCTCTTAAAGCGCGACGGCTTGCACGTAGAGTATGGTGAGTTCGGCGCGATGATGGAAGTCGAACTGGTGAACGACGGGCCCGTCACGATCTTGCTCGACACGAAAAAAGTCTTCTAG
- a CDS encoding proline dehydrogenase family protein, giving the protein MAVLDRFFAPDSTFQRRFFFLAKRFVAGKTIDAAMAAVRELNVAGMTASLDFLGEDVLEREAALKTRDAYMQILDAIKATGAQSNVSVKLTALGLLIDEDFAFDNLAAILERAQSNADPFVRIDMEGSAVTESTLRVFERAYAEHKNIGPVLQAYLKRTPRDVERTIELNARVRLCKGAYNEPAAIAYKEMPKIREQYLQCARELLTRGNYPGIATHDRRLIAAVKEFVAAEGIARDRFEFQMIYGVRPHLQRQLVQDGYRLRVYVPFGTHWAAYFYRRVAERKENLLFALSSIFSR; this is encoded by the coding sequence GTGGCAGTTCTCGACCGTTTCTTCGCGCCCGACTCGACCTTCCAACGCCGTTTTTTCTTTCTAGCCAAGCGCTTCGTCGCCGGGAAAACGATCGATGCCGCGATGGCGGCGGTTCGGGAGCTGAACGTCGCCGGTATGACCGCTTCGCTCGACTTCTTGGGTGAAGACGTCCTCGAGCGCGAGGCGGCGCTCAAAACGCGCGATGCATACATGCAGATACTCGACGCCATCAAGGCGACCGGCGCGCAAAGCAACGTTTCGGTAAAGCTGACCGCCCTCGGATTGCTGATCGATGAAGACTTCGCGTTTGACAATCTGGCGGCAATCTTGGAGCGGGCGCAGTCGAACGCCGATCCGTTCGTGCGCATCGACATGGAAGGCTCGGCGGTTACCGAGTCCACGCTGCGCGTCTTTGAACGAGCCTACGCGGAGCACAAGAACATCGGCCCCGTCCTTCAAGCGTATTTAAAACGGACGCCGCGAGACGTCGAACGCACCATCGAGTTGAACGCTCGCGTGCGTCTTTGCAAAGGCGCCTACAACGAACCCGCGGCGATCGCGTACAAAGAGATGCCCAAGATTCGCGAGCAGTACTTGCAATGCGCGCGCGAGCTCTTAACGCGCGGAAACTATCCCGGCATCGCCACCCACGACCGCCGGCTCATCGCCGCAGTCAAGGAATTCGTCGCAGCTGAAGGCATAGCGCGCGACCGCTTCGAGTTCCAGATGATCTACGGCGTGCGCCCGCACCTTCAGCGTCAACTCGTGCAAGACGGCTATCGCCTGCGCGTCTACGTGCCGTTCGGCACGCACTGGGCGGCGTATTTCTACCGCCGCGTTGCCGAGCGCAAAGAGAACCTGCTCTTCGCGCTCTCCAGCATCTTTTCGCGCTAA
- a CDS encoding ABC transporter permease subunit has translation MKFSRISFFHLAAAVLVVVMLGPVIAMFAAVKPGDVIGAFAQPQARDALTVSLIASSIAVAVATLLGVPAAYALAHAPAAPRAIALALLALPLAFPPVASGIMLLQTIGTRTPLGAALAAHGLIFADSLWGVALAEFFVAGSFVAIVSTAAFATIDPIYEESARTLGAGTATIFFRIALPLAAPNVLAGVVLTWMRAIGEYGATSIVAYHPTALPVQLYVTLSAQGIAAALALSYGFVVLAALAIALQWALRRRVV, from the coding sequence TTGAAATTTAGCCGAATCTCCTTCTTTCATCTCGCCGCGGCGGTGCTCGTCGTCGTAATGCTTGGCCCCGTCATCGCGATGTTCGCGGCGGTCAAGCCGGGCGACGTTATCGGCGCGTTTGCGCAGCCTCAAGCGCGCGACGCGCTGACGGTGTCGCTGATCGCTTCGAGCATTGCGGTCGCCGTTGCAACGCTGCTCGGCGTTCCGGCCGCCTACGCGCTCGCACATGCTCCCGCCGCACCGCGTGCGATCGCGCTGGCTCTGCTCGCGCTGCCGCTGGCGTTCCCGCCCGTTGCCTCGGGCATCATGCTTTTGCAAACGATCGGAACCCGCACGCCGCTCGGCGCGGCGCTCGCCGCGCACGGGCTGATCTTCGCCGACTCGCTGTGGGGTGTCGCGCTCGCCGAATTTTTTGTAGCCGGCTCGTTTGTTGCAATCGTATCGACGGCCGCATTCGCAACCATCGATCCAATCTACGAGGAGTCAGCGCGAACGCTCGGCGCCGGCACGGCCACCATCTTCTTTCGCATCGCGCTGCCGCTTGCCGCGCCGAACGTACTGGCGGGCGTGGTGCTCACGTGGATGCGCGCCATCGGCGAGTATGGAGCCACGTCTATCGTCGCGTACCACCCAACGGCATTGCCGGTGCAGCTCTACGTAACGCTCTCCGCCCAAGGGATCGCCGCCGCGCTCGCGCTGAGCTACGGCTTCGTTGTGTTGGCGGCGCTCGCCATCGCACTTCAATGGGCTCTGAGGCGGCGCGTCGTATAG
- a CDS encoding manganese efflux pump, protein MNFLKILVIALSLGLDVFAVGVGVGMRGISRGLKVRIGLAFATAEVVMNLAGVGLGKLAGHLLGDVAGYIGFAALIGLGAYMIFEAVRESELKTPLDMSRGWGLLIGSLSISLDSLGIGFSILYIGVPLYLSLGVIFVVSICSTALGLTLGRVVGRRAEESAELWAGIVLALTGIAFTLAKALLPA, encoded by the coding sequence TTGAACTTCCTCAAAATTCTCGTCATCGCCCTCTCGTTGGGGCTCGACGTCTTCGCAGTCGGAGTCGGGGTTGGGATGCGCGGCATCTCGCGCGGGCTCAAGGTGCGTATCGGCCTGGCTTTTGCAACCGCCGAGGTCGTGATGAATCTCGCCGGCGTGGGTTTGGGAAAACTCGCTGGGCATCTGCTCGGCGACGTGGCCGGATACATCGGGTTCGCGGCGCTGATCGGTTTGGGCGCGTACATGATCTTCGAAGCGGTGCGTGAATCCGAGCTGAAAACTCCGCTCGACATGTCGCGCGGTTGGGGACTCTTGATCGGATCGCTGTCGATCAGTCTGGACTCGCTAGGCATCGGTTTCTCAATTCTGTACATCGGCGTGCCGCTCTATCTTTCGCTGGGCGTAATATTCGTGGTGTCGATCTGTTCGACCGCGTTGGGCTTAACACTCGGACGCGTTGTAGGACGGCGTGCTGAAGAGAGTGCGGAACTTTGGGCCGGCATCGTGCTGGCGTTGACCGGTATCGCCTTCACGCTGGCAAAAGCCTTGCTTCCGGCGTGA
- a CDS encoding 3-keto-5-aminohexanoate cleavage protein gives MDPLIVTVAPVGAELTPEQTPHLAVKPQQLGEVAERCRQAGASIIHVHCREDDGSNTHDKGRFKEAYAEISARSDLIVQFSTGGAIGMTPEERAGVLDLRPEMATLTCGSVNFGDDIFENSFPIMRAILKCMNELEIRPELEIFDKGHLSNARRLEREGLLKFPQHVDFVLGVPGGLDASVANLCDLVDALPAGCTWSVAGIGRAQLPMAMAAIAMGGHVRVGLEDNIYYSKGKLATNDELVARVVRIAAELGRPAATPAQAREMLGLPPLQEHARRALM, from the coding sequence ATGGACCCGCTGATCGTCACGGTCGCGCCTGTCGGCGCGGAGCTCACGCCGGAGCAGACGCCGCATCTGGCCGTGAAGCCGCAACAACTCGGTGAGGTGGCGGAGCGATGCCGTCAAGCCGGTGCGTCGATCATTCACGTTCATTGCCGCGAAGACGACGGCAGCAATACGCACGACAAAGGCCGTTTCAAAGAAGCCTATGCCGAGATCAGCGCGCGCAGCGATTTGATCGTACAGTTTTCTACCGGTGGTGCGATCGGCATGACGCCGGAAGAGCGCGCCGGCGTGCTCGATTTGCGCCCGGAGATGGCAACGCTCACGTGCGGCTCGGTAAACTTCGGCGACGATATTTTTGAAAACAGTTTTCCGATCATGCGCGCCATCCTAAAGTGTATGAACGAACTCGAGATCCGGCCCGAGCTCGAAATTTTCGATAAGGGCCATCTCTCCAACGCGCGCCGCTTGGAACGCGAAGGCTTGCTGAAGTTTCCGCAACACGTTGATTTTGTATTGGGCGTGCCGGGCGGATTGGACGCAAGCGTTGCCAACCTATGCGATCTGGTGGATGCGCTTCCGGCGGGATGCACGTGGTCCGTGGCCGGCATCGGCCGCGCGCAGCTCCCGATGGCGATGGCGGCGATCGCGATGGGCGGACACGTGCGCGTCGGGCTCGAGGACAACATCTATTATTCGAAGGGTAAGCTCGCCACCAATGACGAGCTCGTGGCGCGCGTCGTTCGCATTGCGGCCGAACTGGGACGGCCCGCGGCGACACCCGCCCAAGCCCGCGAAATGCTTGGCTTGCCGCCGCTACAGGAGCACGCCCGCAGAGCTTTAATGTAG
- a CDS encoding ABC transporter permease, with product MFTYVARRTFQAVPLLLLISLILFLIVHSAPGGGLGPYLQNPHITPADIARLKHNLGLDQPLYKQYVAWLGEVLRGDFGYSTSNSEPVFNAIVERLPSTLLLMGTAITIAFIIGVSAGLFAAVHPYSTWDYFITTFAFFGQSMPVFWLALMLQLAFAVHGIPLPFGYVIQLPSAGISSSDTFDFGDRITHLILPATALAFLNIALYSRFMRSSMLEVINTDYMRTASAKGLSRRVVLFKHGLKNALIPLVTVTALSLPALFGGAIVTETIFAWPGEGRLFINALGQEDIAVLMGYLIVNAFLVVFFNLLADVLYAWLDPRVKYD from the coding sequence TTGTTTACGTACGTCGCGCGGCGGACGTTCCAGGCGGTTCCGCTGCTGTTGCTGATCTCGCTGATTCTCTTCCTGATCGTGCACAGCGCGCCGGGCGGCGGTCTGGGCCCGTACTTGCAGAATCCGCACATCACGCCGGCGGACATCGCGCGCCTGAAGCACAACCTTGGCCTCGATCAGCCGCTGTATAAGCAGTACGTCGCGTGGCTCGGCGAAGTGCTTCGCGGCGATTTCGGGTACTCGACCAGTAACTCCGAGCCGGTCTTCAACGCGATCGTCGAGCGCTTGCCGTCAACGCTCCTGTTGATGGGCACCGCCATCACGATCGCCTTCATCATCGGCGTGTCGGCCGGACTCTTCGCCGCCGTTCATCCGTACTCGACGTGGGACTACTTCATCACGACGTTCGCCTTCTTCGGTCAGTCCATGCCGGTGTTTTGGCTGGCGCTGATGCTGCAGCTCGCGTTTGCGGTGCACGGAATACCGCTGCCGTTCGGGTACGTGATCCAATTGCCGTCCGCGGGAATATCGAGTTCCGACACGTTCGATTTCGGCGATCGAATTACGCATTTGATTCTACCGGCGACAGCGCTGGCGTTTTTGAACATCGCGCTGTACAGCCGGTTCATGCGCAGCTCGATGCTCGAAGTGATCAACACCGATTATATGCGCACCGCATCAGCCAAGGGTTTGAGCCGGCGCGTCGTGCTTTTTAAACACGGTCTGAAGAACGCGCTGATTCCACTCGTCACGGTAACGGCACTGTCGCTGCCGGCGCTCTTCGGCGGCGCGATCGTCACCGAGACCATCTTCGCATGGCCCGGCGAGGGGCGGCTGTTCATCAACGCGCTCGGGCAAGAAGACATCGCCGTGCTGATGGGCTATTTGATCGTGAACGCGTTTTTGGTGGTGTTCTTTAATCTGTTAGCCGACGTGTTGTACGCTTGGCTCGACCCGCGGGTAAAATACGACTGA
- a CDS encoding ABC transporter permease: MAISAPLPAPFIAEDDSTVYSKVTVWKRFRRHRMAMAGAVVLLIMILVAIFAWKLAPFDPNAIDEVHWQGNPVAPCFQNAAQCGGHLLGLDENGRDELSRLMFGAQISLTVAVSAVLMELVIGTLLGALAGYYGGWVDYILMRVTDVFLSIPLLPLLLVLTGIVAASSTKAALSFYVIVIIIGGLSWPSVARLVRASFLSLREREYAEAARAVGNGDLRIMLRHLLPNAMAPLIVQATLDVANVIIVESVLSFLGFGIQPPTASWGNMLSNAEATLQDQWWAAVFPGLCILFTVLAINYIGDGLRDALDPNAIK, encoded by the coding sequence ATGGCTATTTCAGCGCCGCTGCCCGCGCCGTTCATCGCCGAAGACGACAGCACCGTCTATAGCAAGGTCACGGTATGGAAACGTTTCCGCCGCCACCGTATGGCGATGGCGGGTGCGGTGGTTTTGCTCATCATGATTTTGGTCGCGATATTTGCTTGGAAGCTCGCGCCGTTCGATCCCAACGCGATCGACGAAGTGCACTGGCAGGGCAACCCCGTTGCGCCGTGCTTCCAAAACGCGGCGCAGTGCGGCGGCCACCTTTTAGGCTTGGACGAAAACGGCCGCGACGAGCTCTCGCGCCTGATGTTCGGCGCGCAGATCTCGCTGACGGTTGCGGTTTCGGCGGTGCTGATGGAGTTGGTCATCGGGACGCTGCTCGGGGCGCTGGCCGGCTATTACGGGGGCTGGGTCGACTACATTTTGATGCGCGTCACCGACGTATTTTTGTCTATTCCGCTCTTGCCGTTGCTCTTGGTGTTGACCGGCATCGTGGCGGCGAGCTCGACGAAAGCGGCGCTCAGTTTTTACGTCATTGTGATCATCATCGGGGGACTCTCTTGGCCCAGTGTGGCCCGTTTGGTGCGCGCCTCGTTCCTCTCGCTGCGCGAACGCGAGTACGCTGAGGCTGCTCGAGCCGTCGGCAACGGCGATCTGCGCATCATGCTGCGTCATCTGCTGCCCAACGCGATGGCCCCGCTTATCGTTCAGGCGACGCTCGACGTCGCCAACGTCATCATCGTGGAGTCCGTGCTCTCGTTCCTGGGCTTCGGCATTCAGCCGCCGACGGCGTCCTGGGGAAATATGCTCTCCAACGCCGAGGCGACGCTCCAGGACCAGTGGTGGGCGGCGGTCTTCCCCGGCCTGTGCATTCTCTTCACCGTCCTCGCCATCAACTACATCGGCGACGGCTTGCGTGATGCGCTCGATCCGAACGCAATAAAATAG
- a CDS encoding CVNH domain-containing protein yields MNRFWALAPMFALIATLSPVKAFAQSIPPGSYRDSCRNIRVSNGVLSAECAVPDGRMHRKTSIELSKCAGRDIENNSGRLECWLSPAEPGRFTLNIRGGGGDFAVEVLGVDVNKKPFHLSETRKGAGPLVFHHTAFPLRGIAITGEQRFEVERPRKLSVTCDYKWIFLKITNGETLTLNAWKYDSNPNSCDEKPH; encoded by the coding sequence ATGAATCGTTTTTGGGCTTTGGCCCCGATGTTCGCCTTAATCGCGACGCTTAGTCCTGTGAAGGCTTTCGCGCAAAGCATTCCGCCTGGGTCGTATCGCGACTCATGCCGGAATATTAGAGTCAGCAATGGCGTGCTCAGCGCCGAGTGTGCGGTGCCCGACGGGCGGATGCATCGCAAGACGAGCATCGAGCTATCGAAATGTGCCGGCCGCGACATCGAAAACAATAGCGGGCGGCTCGAGTGCTGGTTGTCGCCGGCCGAGCCTGGACGCTTTACGTTGAACATACGCGGCGGTGGCGGCGACTTCGCGGTGGAAGTTTTGGGTGTGGACGTCAACAAAAAGCCCTTCCATCTTTCTGAAACGCGGAAAGGTGCAGGGCCTCTTGTGTTCCACCACACGGCGTTTCCGCTGCGGGGGATTGCTATCACCGGCGAACAGCGCTTCGAGGTAGAGCGTCCGCGGAAACTTTCCGTCACCTGCGACTATAAGTGGATTTTCCTCAAAATAACGAACGGGGAAACTCTAACCCTTAATGCCTGGAAGTATGACAGCAACCCCAATTCCTGCGATGAAAAGCCTCATTAG